Proteins co-encoded in one Saprospira grandis genomic window:
- a CDS encoding peroxiredoxin, producing MDNQQEENVEVYNMPRIGDQAPDFTAVTTTGTITFSDYAKDKWVVLFSHPADFTPVCTTEMSGFALRKAEFEALNTELMGLSIDSIHAHLAWVNNVRKNTGVYLDFPIIADIDMKVSKLYGMLQPNESDTAAVRAVFFIDPAKKVRLVMYYPLNVGRNMDEILRALEALQVSDEHKVAMPLDWRKGDKVIVPPPKTLEQMDARLADDSCEKIDFYLAKKLL from the coding sequence ATGGACAACCAACAAGAAGAAAATGTAGAGGTATATAACATGCCTCGAATTGGTGATCAGGCGCCTGATTTTACTGCGGTAACGACTACAGGCACTATTACTTTTTCTGATTATGCAAAAGATAAATGGGTCGTCTTGTTCTCGCATCCTGCAGACTTTACGCCAGTATGTACCACTGAAATGAGTGGTTTTGCTTTGCGTAAGGCCGAGTTTGAGGCCCTAAACACCGAATTGATGGGCTTGAGTATTGATAGTATTCATGCGCATTTGGCTTGGGTAAACAATGTACGTAAGAATACGGGCGTCTATTTGGACTTTCCGATTATTGCCGACATTGATATGAAAGTATCTAAGCTATATGGTATGTTGCAGCCCAATGAAAGTGATACGGCTGCAGTGCGTGCGGTCTTCTTTATTGATCCGGCCAAAAAAGTGCGTTTAGTGATGTACTATCCCTTGAATGTGGGCCGTAATATGGATGAAATTTTGCGTGCCCTAGAGGCCTTGCAAGTATCTGATGAGCATAAAGTAGCTATGCCTTTGGATTGGCGTAAAGGAGATAAGGTCATTGTTCCTCCGCCCAAAACATTGGAGCAAATGGATGCTCGTTTGGCTGATGATTCTTGCGAAAAAATTGACTTTTATTTAGCAAAAAAATTGCTATAG
- a CDS encoding GTP cyclohydrolase — translation MRFTLTLILCVFAGSFSLSAQTTLQPTEPSDKIAAVYGANYQQQNPGIYAKLQDLLQHRVEYLHHPIEADEKFPKLSELSLRNKNNRSLSRDREFNQLTFNPLKYGIELFPKTKKVYRFDNEPYLIVILPVE, via the coding sequence ATGAGATTTACCCTTACGTTAATTTTATGTGTATTTGCTGGTTCTTTTAGCCTAAGCGCACAAACCACTCTACAACCCACAGAACCCTCGGACAAGATTGCAGCGGTTTATGGGGCCAACTACCAACAGCAAAATCCGGGCATTTATGCCAAGCTGCAAGACCTCTTGCAACATCGGGTAGAGTATCTGCATCATCCGATTGAGGCTGATGAAAAATTTCCAAAACTATCAGAGCTGTCTTTACGCAATAAGAATAATCGCAGCCTGAGTAGAGACCGAGAATTTAACCAGCTCACTTTTAATCCTTTAAAATACGGAATTGAGCTGTTTCCCAAAACAAAAAAGGTCTATCGTTTTGATAATGAGCCTTATTTAATTGTCATTCTCCCCGTAGAGTAA